The genomic interval CGCGGTGGCGCACGCGGCACAGGGACAGAAGGGCCGGGGGAGACCGGCGGGGGCGCCGGTGCCGAGCAGAGTCAGTTCCACGGGACCGATTCTCGCCGCTCCCCGGTGATCCAGCGCGCGCGGAGAGGCTTTCAGGGGCGCGGGCCCGTGCCGATCTGCGGCTCCGCCGCGAGGGTGCGCGCAACCCCCACCGGCCCGCGGCCCGCGAACTACCGCTTAGGGTGCTCTTCGTAACGGATCAAACACGGGAGGCTCACATGGCGACATGGACCTGGCGATTCGAGAAGGCCGACGGCGCGGAGACCCAACCCGCCGTGGAGCCGGAGGAGTTCACCACCCAGGGCGACGCCGAGTCCTGGCTCGGCGAGTACTGGAAGCCCCTGCTCGCCGGCGGCGCGGAACAGGTGCGGCTGTTCGAGGACGCCACCGAGATCTACGGCCCGATGAGCCTGAAGGCGGCAGAGGAAGCGTGACCGGGGTGGGCGAGGGCCGGCCCTCGCCCACCACCGCTACTGCTCGCCCAGCGTCACCTCCACCGTCTTCGCGCTGCCGTCCCGGGTGTAGGTCACGGAGGTCTTCTGACCCGGCTTGCCCGCCGCGAGCGCCTCGGAGAGCGAGGCGATGGTCGTGATCCCCCCGAGTCTCACGTCGGGGCGAAGGCCCGGGCCTGCGCTGTTCGTCCGCACGGGCTCAGCCCCGCACCCCGCACAGGTGCAGCAGCGCGGCGACCCCACGGTACGGATCCGTCCGCCCGGCCCGCTCCTCGCAGGCCAGCAGCGCCTCCATGTCGTCCGGCGTCCCGGCCTCGTCCGCCGCCGTGTCCGTGAACACCCGCACCCCGTACCAGGCCTGGAGCGGCGCCCCGATGCCGGCGAGCGTCGCGGTCAGCGTGCTCAGCCGGTCGGCCCGCACATCGAGCCCCAGCCGGTTGCGGTACGCGGTGCTGTCGAAGGCCCCCAGCGCGCCCGCCCAGTCCCCGGCCAGTCCCGGCCGCATCGCCAGCGCGTCAGCGTTGCGCACGAGCAGCGACAGCAGCCCGCCCGGTGCCAGCATCCGCGCAAGACCGGCAAGCAGCGGATCCGGCTCCTCGACGTACATGAGCACGCCGTGGCACAGCACCACGTCGAAACTGCCCGGCAGGAAGTGCACCCCGGTGTCCCGGCCGTCGCCCTCGATGATCCGCATCCGCTCCCGGATGCCCTCGGGCTCGGCGGACAGGGCCTTGCGGGCCGCCGCGACCATGGTGGCGTCCCGCTCGAGCCCGGTCACCTGATGCCCGGCCCGGGCCAGTCGCAGCGCCTGCGTGCCCTGGCCCATCCCCACGTCGAGCACCCGCAGCCGCTGTCCGACCGGGTACCGGCCCACTATCTGCTCGTCGAGCTGCCGGGCCACCAGCTCCTGTCGTACGACATTTCGCAGCCCGCCGAGCTTTCCCAGCCAGGCGTCGGCCGCACCCCCGGAGAAAGACGTCGTACTCAGGGCCGCTCTCCGCGCTTGACCTGCGGCTTCGGCAGCCGGAGGCGACGCATCTGCAGGGAGCGCATCAGGGCGTAGGCGACCGCGCCCTTGCGGTTCTGGTCCGGGAAGCGCTCGGCGAGCCGCTTCTTCAGACGGAAACCGGTGAGGATCGAGTCGAGCACGATGAGCACGATCACGACGAGCCACAGCAGCAGCGCGATGCTCTGGAGCGCGCCCACCCGCACCAGGCTCAGCACGAGAATGACCACGGCCATCGGCAGGAAGAACTCCGCCACGTTGAACCGCGCGTCGATGGTGTCGCGGGCGAACTTGCGCACCGGGCCCTTGTCCCGCGCGGGCAGGTACCGCTCGTCACCGCCGGCCAGCGCCTGGCGCTGCCTCTCCAGCGCCGAGCGGCGCTCCTCGCGCTGGCGCTTGGCGGCGTCCTTGCGGGTGAGCGACGTGTTGGCGACGCTGCGGCGCTGGGACTGGGCCTCACTGCGCTTCGGCGTGGGCCGGCCCTTGGGGGCCTGAGGGTCGCGGGGCTGCTTGGAGTCGGTCAGCTGCGCCTTGTCGGCGACGGCGGCCTTCTCTTCCTTGGTGGCACGGCTACGGAACACAAAACCCAAGGGTAAGGGGTGTCCGGGGTTGGACCCCAGCCCGGTGGGGAACGATCCGGCAACACCAGTCGTCATGCAGGGGGACAGAGGGGACGTCCGGTGTCGGTTGCTCACCCTGAAGGTCACCTACTCCTTACGCCGGAGCAGGGGATCGGTCAGTCGTCCTTGGGGATGAGCGCATCCGTCCCGGAACAGTGCGTCAATGGATGCAGGGCCCGTACTGTGGGTTCTGTCGCAGAGCTGAGCTGGAAGTCCGTCAGAAGGGGGCGCGCGAAGCCCATGAGCGGTGTCATGAAGCGTATGGGGATGATCTTCCGCGCGAAGGCGAACAAGGCCCTTGACCGGGCCGAGGACCCGCGCGAAACCCTCGATTACTCGTACCAGAAGCAGCTGGAGCTGCTCCAGAAGGTGCGCCGGGGCGTGGCCGACGTGGCCACCTCCCGCAAGCGCCTGGAACTCCAGCTGAACCAGCTGCAGTCGCAGTCCTCGAAGCTGGAGGACCAGGGCCGCAAGGCGCTCGCGCTCGGCCGTGAGGACCTCGCCCGTGAGGCGCTGTCCCGCCGTGCCGCGCTCCAGCAGCAGGTGACCGACCTGGAGACCCAGCACTCGACGCTGCAGGGCGAGGAGGAGAAGCTCACCCTTGCGGCCCAGCGCCTCCAGGCCAAGGTGGACGCCTTCCGGACCAAGAAGGAGACCATCAAGGCGACCTACACGGCGGCCCAGGCGCAGACCCGGATCGGCGAGGCCTTCTCCGGCATCTCCGAGGAGATGGGCGACGTGGGCCTGGCGATTCAGCGCGCCGAGGACAAGACCGCCCAGCTCCAGGCCCGGGCCGGCGCCATCGACGAACTCCTCGCCTCGGGTGCCCTGGACGACCAGTCCGGCATGCACAAGGACGACATCCAGGCCGAGCTGGACCGGCTCTCCGGTGGTACGGATGTAGAGCTGGAACTGCAGCGCATGAAGGCGGAGCTGGCGGGAGGCTCGTCGTCGCAGCAGGCCA from Streptomyces sp. CC0208 carries:
- a CDS encoding PspA/IM30 family protein is translated as MKRMGMIFRAKANKALDRAEDPRETLDYSYQKQLELLQKVRRGVADVATSRKRLELQLNQLQSQSSKLEDQGRKALALGREDLAREALSRRAALQQQVTDLETQHSTLQGEEEKLTLAAQRLQAKVDAFRTKKETIKATYTAAQAQTRIGEAFSGISEEMGDVGLAIQRAEDKTAQLQARAGAIDELLASGALDDQSGMHKDDIQAELDRLSGGTDVELELQRMKAELAGGSSSQQAIEGGTGQSQSQQPQDTPRFDKQ
- a CDS encoding methyltransferase domain-containing protein, with the translated sequence MARQLDEQIVGRYPVGQRLRVLDVGMGQGTQALRLARAGHQVTGLERDATMVAAARKALSAEPEGIRERMRIIEGDGRDTGVHFLPGSFDVVLCHGVLMYVEEPDPLLAGLARMLAPGGLLSLLVRNADALAMRPGLAGDWAGALGAFDSTAYRNRLGLDVRADRLSTLTATLAGIGAPLQAWYGVRVFTDTAADEAGTPDDMEALLACEERAGRTDPYRGVAALLHLCGVRG
- a CDS encoding DUF3043 domain-containing protein; protein product: MFRSRATKEEKAAVADKAQLTDSKQPRDPQAPKGRPTPKRSEAQSQRRSVANTSLTRKDAAKRQREERRSALERQRQALAGGDERYLPARDKGPVRKFARDTIDARFNVAEFFLPMAVVILVLSLVRVGALQSIALLLWLVVIVLIVLDSILTGFRLKKRLAERFPDQNRKGAVAYALMRSLQMRRLRLPKPQVKRGERP